The following are encoded together in the Cicer arietinum cultivar CDC Frontier isolate Library 1 chromosome 2, Cicar.CDCFrontier_v2.0, whole genome shotgun sequence genome:
- the LOC101494540 gene encoding protein NETWORKED 4A-like, protein MAASRVQSSKQMKRLESRKSHSWWWDSHISPKNSKWLFENLEEMDRNVKRMLKLIEEDADSFAKKAEMYYKKRPELIALVEEFYRGYRSLAERYDHVTGELKKNVLSDLQSQGSGFSDTGSEPSSTLPSPNMAHRKSSNRASGFDFFLGSGGNGSDINQNDRDESSTMTDSEEESDDSSVNNYSGFSRNGSDPGMNRRITELENELREVKEKLWTQEGEHTEVSSSGAGNENVEDVYVKINAYEQELMIANEKLRLSEEEISKLKTHLENYRSLDSGNMDAGIELKALENQGSIYGVDKELFELSSDTASLVEELQITKKNLKASVTQVASLKTEVNKSSERIQNLQDQLDSAQKDIAAWKTKFNSEKRESTKLQERLVRLKASLSDRDHEIRDLKTAVSDAEQKIFPEKAQLKSEMSKLLEEQTHLKELIREWECRGRSFEEDIRNIQSEKIVMEAVLNNGIELLKAEIEERENNIKLLNVSLDTLKLERDNLNVEVGSLKEDVNSRDGRIEHLDRHLNQLHMEHVQLISGMEEAHRHIEEMKTKAKQLEEQVERQKTEIFEAAEQKREVIRQLCFSLEHYRNNYHTLRQRFIRHKRVPILAA, encoded by the exons ATGGCTGCTTCTAGG GTTCAGTCTAGTAAGCAAATGAAGAGGTTGGAATCAAGGAAGTCACATTCTTGGTGGTGGGATAGTCATATTAGTCCAAAGAATTCTAAGTGGCTTTTTGAAAATCTTGAAG AGATGGACCGTAATGTGAAACGAATGTTGAAGCTTATAGAAGAGGATGCAGATTCATTCGCGAAAAAAGCTGAAATGTATTACAAGAAGAGACCAGAATTGATCGCTTTGGTCGAGGAGTTTTACCGTGGTTACCGGTCATTAGCAGAACGTTATGATCACGTGACCGGTGAGTTGAAGAAAAATGTACTGTCTGATCTCCAATCACAAGGTTCAGGTTTTTCAGACACTGGCTCTGAACCGTCCTCCACTCTGCCCTCTCCAAACATGGCTCATCGTAAATCTAGCAACCGAGCTTCCGGGTTTGATTTCTTTCTTGGATCCGGCGGAAATGGGTCTGATATAAACCAAAACGACAGAGATGAGTCCTCGACTATGACGGATTCTGAGGAGGAATCTGATGATTCATCGGTCAACAACTATTCAGGTTTCTCGCGGAACGGTAGTGATCCGGGGATGAACAGAAGAATAACCGAGTTGGAAAATGAACTCCGTGAAGTAAAAGAAAAGCTATGGACACAGGAAGGGGAACACACAGAGGTTTCATCGAGTGGGGCAGGAAACGAGAATGTCGAAGAtgtttatgtcaaaattaatgcATATGAACAAGAACTGATGATTGCGAACGAAAAGTTAAGACTTTCGGAAGAAGAAATAAGTAAACTAAAAACTCATCTGGAAAACTACAGATCCTTGGATTCAGGAAATATGGATGCCGGTATTGAACTCAAGGCATTGGAAAATCAAGGAAGCATTTATGGTGTCGATAAGGAATTATTTGAGCTGAGTAGTGACACTGCGTCACTCGTGGAGGAGCTTCAAATCACCAAAAAAAATCTCAAGGCTTCTGTAACGCAAGTTGCTTCACTGAAAACTGAGGTCAATAAATCCTCTGAAAGAATTCAGAATCTGCAGGATCAACTTGACTCGGCTCAAAAAGACATTGCTGCTTGGAAAACCAAATTCAACAGTGAGAAAAGAGAGAGCACCAAACTCCAAGAAAGACTTGTGAGGTTAAAAGCTAGTCTATCAGACCGCGATCATGAGATCAGGGACTTGAAAACCGCTGTATCCGATGCCGAGCAGAAAATCTTCCCCGAGAAAGCTCAGTTGAAGTCCGAAATGTCCAAGTTGTTGGAGGAACAGACACATTTAAAAGAGCTGATCAGAGAATGGGAATGTCGTGGTCGATCTTTTGAAGAAGACATCAGAAACATACAATCTGAAAAGATAGTGATGGAGGCAGTGCTCAACAACGGAATTGAGCTTTTAAAGGCCGAGATTGAGGAGAGAGAGAACAACATAAAACTTCTCAATGTAAGCCTCGATACCTTAAAATTAGAGAGAGATAATCTCAATGTAGAAGTAGGTTCGCTCAAGGAAGATGTGAATTCAAGAGATGGTAGGATTGAACATCTCGACCGACATTTAAACCAACTACACATGGAACATGTACAACTGATTTCCGGAATGGAAGAAGCACATAGACACATAGAAGAGATGAAAACAAAAGCTAAGCAACTCGAGGAACAGGTCGAGAGACAAAAAACCGAGATTTTTGAAGCAGCTGAACAAAAACGTGAGGTGATTCGGCAACTTTGCTTCTCGCTTGAGCACTATAGAAACAACTATCATACGCTTCGACAGCGTTTTATCAGGCATAAAAGGGTTCCCATTTTGGCTGCTTAA
- the LOC113785539 gene encoding uncharacterized protein, translating to MKNVNNSFLVWISLGILIVMLFNPANAENTKQPRRNVNLSPFESWRSAYFCLMNQSNACNHKTNYIITLNGTLNVQDSEIKDFCTNGCYDHTLLVFKCIQDVKKDFHFATKAHISFVKNVTINACDVLKGFDTKYKNPNSATSLYGRIYMPLISTLMTMTFIATFGV from the exons ATGAAGAATGTCAATAATAGCTTCCTtgtttggatttctttggggaTATTAATCGTCATGCTCTTCAACCCCGCCAATGCCGAAA ATACAAAGCAACCAAGAAGAAATGTCAATCTAAGTCCTTTTGAGAGTTGGAGGAGTGCTTACTTCTGCTTGATGAAT CAATCAAATGCTTGCAACCACAAAACCAATTACATAATCACATTAAATGGCACTTTAAATGTGCAAGACTCAGAAATCAAAGACTTCTGTACGAATGGTTGCTATGATCACACATTGTTGGTTTTCAAATGTATCCAAGATGTCAAGAAAGATTTCCATTTTGCAACAAAAGCACACATCTCCTTTGTCAAGAATGTTACAATTAATGCTTGCGATGTACTTAAAG GTTTTGATACAAAGTATAAGAATCCTAACAGCGCCACAAGTTTGTATGGAAGAATTTATATGCCACTTATTTCAACACTAATGACAATGACCTTCATTGCCACCTTTGGTGTGTGA
- the LOC101495289 gene encoding eukaryotic translation initiation factor 2 subunit beta, producing MADESQHDLKEEVADIAPFDPTKKKKKKKITIVDPVDDESVDKLAEKTENLSVSDGIDTSFSGLKKKKKKPVEISNLNDESGDVIEDLEDHAEDEEEEALALHPRYPWEGSDRDYEYEELLGRVFNILRENNPELAGDRRRTVMRPPQVLREGTKKTVFVNFMDLCKTMHRQPDHVMAFLLAELGTSGSLDGQQRLVVKGRFAPKNFEGILRRYVNEYVICLGCKSPDTILSKENRLFFLRCEKCGSGRSVAPIKAGFVARVGRRNAGT from the exons ATTGCACCGTTTGATCCTactaagaagaagaaaaagaagaaaattacaATTGTTGATCCTGTGGATGATGAATCGGTGGACAAATTGGCCGAGAAGACAGAAAATCTGTCAG TTTCTGATGGGATTGATACTTCATTTTCGGGtttgaaaaagaagaagaagaagcct GTTGAAATCAGTAACTTAAATGATGAGAGTGGAGATGTAATTGAAGATTTGGAAG atcatgctgaagatgaagaagaagaagcactTGCTTTGCATCCTCGTTATCCTTGGGAAGGGAGTGACCGTGATTATGAATATGAGGAG CTTCTTGGCAGGGTGTTTAACATTCTACGTGAAAATAATCCAGAACTTGCTGGAGATCGGCGAAGAACAGTTATGAGGCCTCCTCAAGTTCTTCGTGAAGGCACAAAGAAAACTGTGTTTGTGAATTTTATGGATCTATGCAAAAC GATGCATCGACAGCCAGACCATGTTATGGCTTTCTTGCTTGCTGAACTGGGTACTAGTGGCTCCCTAGATGGACAGCAAAGATTGGTTGTAAAGGGAAGATTTGCACCAAAGAACTTCGAAGGAATTCTGCGACGATATGTCA ATGAATATGTTATTTGTCTTGGATGCAAGAGTCCAGATACAATACTTTCCAAGGAGAACAGGCTCTTCTTTCTCCGGTGTGAGAAG TGTGGATCAGGAAGATCAGTTGCTCCAATCAAAGCTGGTTTTGTTGCTCGTGTTGGCCGTAGGAATGCAGGGACATGA